Below is a genomic region from Persicimonas caeni.
AGACGATCGTGCGCTCATCCGAATTCCGCATCGATCCCGACTTTATTCGAGCTTCCGGTGGACGCCTGGTGTTGATGCGCTCGGCCGATCGGAAAAATGTAGTCGTTTGGGACGCCGTGGCACGTTCACAGAATGCTCTGGCACCCGTGCTGCTCGACGATATCAACCTGACGAATGGTGGAGACCTGATCTGGCTCGAAAACCACGACTACTTGTTGGTGACCTTCACTGACGAGCGGCTCAACTTGTCGACCTTGACGTGCGACTTGTCCTCGTCGAGCCCCTGTGGGGACTCGACTGTCCTCGATTTTGTTGACGAGCAGACAACCGAGGCGTTCGGTGTGGCTGCGTTCAGCAGCGGCTTCGTGCTCGGGGCGCTCGTCAGCAATCAACAAGGGCATTCGCTCGTATTTCGTGTGTACACGGTCACGGCCACCGTGGACAGCTACCTTCTGGAGAGTTCGGACTCTTATAGTGTTCAGTTGAGTGATGTGTCCCCCGTCGACTTCGACGTTGCCGCGGCGTTCACCGATGGAGAGTTGTTCGTCGCTGCCGCCGTCCTGCGAGAGCCGGCTGGCTCGCGGAGTGTGGAAGTGCACGGCTATCGTTTCCCCGACTTCTGGTCGACCGACTACTAAGTGCAAACACACAATTCATGTGACTTACGAGAAGCACCTGCTCCGATGAGCCGCCATGACAGTTGCACCTGCTCTTGGTTCTTGGTTCTTGGTAGGGACGTCGAAGCATCGACCAAGTACCAAGAACCAACCACCAAGAACAGGTGCATGCTTGCCAGGCGATTCAGCAGCCGGAGAGCGACTCTTAAAGTACATAACTTCCGTGTTTGCACTTAAGTGCAATCACATAATTTTTGGCAGAAACGGTGTCTAGATTCGGGTCTTGCTGGGGAATGAGCCCCACCTTGACCGGAGACGAAATCATGGGACGTCCTGCCAAACATATCCAGCTCGCAAAAGAGCAAATCAACGAGTTGCACGAGTTCTATCACCACGCCAAGGTCGCCAGGGAGCGAACGCGAGCCCAAATAGTGTTGCTCGCTGGCGAGCAAGGCCTGTCTGCCCCTGAAATTGCACGCCTCGTGAACATGAGCCAGCAGACCGTGGGTAGATGGATTGCTCGATATCTCGATGAAGGCATTGATGGGTTTGCAGATCGGCCTCGAACCGGTGCTCCATCGAAAGTAACTGAGGAGTTTGTCGAGCGGCTCATCGAGGTGGTGCGCCACCGCCCGCGTGCCCTGGACCAGTCTGTTTCGACCTGGACGCTCGAGCATCTTGCCGAGTTCATGGCCGAAGAGTTCGATATCGAGGTCAGTGGCGAGACCATTCGCCGGCATCTCGCCGACAATGGAATCGTTTTGCGCCGTCCACAGCACAAGATCACAAGCCCCGATCCGTTGTACCGCGTAAAAAAGCGCAGATTGAAGCCACCCGAGAAAACTTAGGCGACGACGAGGTGCTCTACTACGCAGACGAATTCAACATCAGCTGGCTGCCCACGCTTCGAGCCATGTGGTCGCCCGTCGGCCAACAGGTCATGATTCCGACGCCTGGCATCACCACCCGACGCTACGGACTCGGCGCGGTCAACTGGCAGACCGGCGACTGCATCGTTCTGGTGCGAAGGCGCAAACGACGCATCGAGGCATGTGAGCTGCTCGAAGCCTTACTTACCAAGCACCCCGACAAGACCGTTTACGTCGTCTGGGACAACGCTGCGATGCACTCAAAAAAGGAAATCGATCACGTCGTCGACCAGAGCAATGGTAGACTCAAGCTGCTGTATCTGCCGACCTACTCACCATGGCTCAATCCGATCGAGATGCTGTGGAGGCACTGGCGCCGGGAAGTGACTCACTGCGAACTGTTTGAAACCATCGACGCGCTTGTCGATGCCACCAATGACTTTTTCGATCGCTGTAATCGACTGCGCCATAAGGTGCTATCGATCATTGGCTCAAAGCACCAAGACTTCTGTGTTTGCACTTAAGTGCAATCACATAATTTTTGGCAGAAACGGTGTCTAGATTCGGGTCTTGCTGGGGAATGAGCCCCACCTTGACCGGAGACGAAATCATGGGACGTCCTGCCAAACATATCCAGCTCGCAAAAGAGCAAATCAACGAGTTGCACGAGTTCTATCACCACGCCAAGGTCGCCAGGGAGCGAACGCGAGCCCAAATAGTGTTGCTCGCTGGCGAGCAAGGCCTGTCTGCCCCTGAAATTGCACGCCTCGTGAACATGAGCCAGCAGACCGTGGGTAGATGGATTGCTCGATATCTCGATGAAGGCATTGATGGGTTTGCAGATCGGCCTCGAACCGGTGCTCCATCGAAAGTAACTGAGGAGTTTGTCGAGCGGCTCATCGAGGTGGTGCGCCACCGCCCGCGTGCCCTGGACCAGTCTGTTTCGACCTGGACGCTCGAGCATCTTGCCGAGTTCATGGCCGAAGAGTTCGATATCGAGGTCAGTGGCGAGACCATTCGCCGGCATCTCGCCGACAATGGAATCGTTTTGCGCCGTCCACAGCACAAGATCACAAGCCCCGATCCGTTGTACCGCGTAAAAAAGCGCAGATTGAAGCCACCCGAGAAAACTTAGGCGACGACGAGGTGCTCTACTACGCAGACGAATTCAACATCAGCTGGCTGCCCACGCTTCGAGCCATGTGGTCGCCCGTCGGCCAACAGGTCATGATTCCGACGCCTGGCATCACCACCCGACGCTACGGACTCGGCGCGGTCAACTGGCAGACCGGCGACTGCATCGTTCTGGTGCGAAGGCGCAAACGACGCATCGAGGCATGTGAGCTGCTCGAAGCCTTACTTACCAAGCACCCCGACAAGACCGTTTACGTCGTCTGGGACAACGCTGCGATGCACTCAAAAAAGGAAATCGATCACGTCGTCGACCAGAGCAATGGTAGACTCAAGCTGCTGTATCTGCCGACCTACTCACCATGGCTCAATCCGATCGAGATGCTGTGGAGGCACTGGCGCCGGGAAGTGACTCACTGCGAACTGTTTGAAACCATCGACGCGCTTGTCGATGCCACCAATGACTTTTTCGATCGCTGTAATCGACTGCGCCATAAGGTGCTATCGATCATTGGCTCAAAGCACCAAGACTTCTGTGTTTGCACTTAAGACGCGGCTGTGTCAGACGGTCGCACTTCCTTGCCGACCACGAATAGAATTGCCGCCAGAGCCCCCAGCCCCAACACGTGCGCCAGCACGACCGGCAAGCCGACCGCCACCCCCACATATCCCAAGCTCGCCGCCACCAGCATGACGGTGGCGGCGTAGGGAAACTGGGTGCGCACATGGTCGATATGGTCGACCGACGAGGCGATCGAGCTCATGACGGTGGTGTCTGAAATCGGCGAGCAGTGGTCGCCGAAGATCGCGCCGTCGAGCACCGCGCCGAAGCAGAGCATCAAGATGATGCTGCCGCCGGCGACCCCATCGGTCATGTAGTAGGCCAGCGGGATGATCGCCGGCAGCAAGATGCCCATCGTGCCCCAGGAGGTGCCGGTGGCGAACGCGATCACAGACGCCAGCAGGAAGGTCAGAATCGGCAGCATCGCCGGGGTGATCAGGTCGTGGACCGCGCCTACCAGATAGATGCTCGTGCCGAGATCGCTGCACACGCCCTGAATGGACCAGGCGAGCACCAAGATCGCCACGGCGAGCCACATCGCCGGGATGGCTTTGAGCCAGCTCATGAGCGCTTCGCCCATGCTCAACAATCCTTGAGCGACGGCCATGACGATGGCGGTGATACTCCCCAAAAGTGCCGCCCAGAAGAGCACCTTGGCGTTGTCGGCGTTCGAAAATGCGTCTCGCCACGCGCTCCAATCGGCCAGATCTCCGGCGGCGGTGCTCCAAGCGGCCACCAGGCCGGCCCAGTCGGCTTCGCCGAAGAGGACGTCCCCGAGGCCGGGAATCGCACCCGGGTCGGCCGCGCCAGCCCAGCCCGACCAGAACATGCCCAAGAGCGTGCCTGCGATGACCACGCCCACAGGGAGCGCGGCGTTGATCCATCGGTGAGGGATGCCCTTCTTGGGACCCATGTCGGAGACCGCGCTGCTCGACAGCGGCGTCGAGCCCGGCCGCAAGACCTTGCCGGTCTTCTGCGCGCGGCGCTCGGCCTCGAGCATCGGTCCGAAGTCGCGGCGCATCAGCCCGTTGAGCACCACGAAGGCGAGCGCGAAGATGCAGTAGAAGCGAAGGGGAATGATCCCGAAGAAGATTTCGTAGCCGCTCGTCTGCAGGTCGAGCTGTTTGGCGAGCACGTCGAAGAGGCCGACCTCGTAGCCAATCCAGGTCGAGATGATGGCGATGCCGGCGATGGGCGCGCTCGTCGAGTCGACGATATAGGCGAGTTTTTCGCGGCTGACGCGCTTTTCGTCGGCCAGCGGGCGCATGGTGGTGCCGGTGACGATGGTGTTGGCGTAGTCGTCAAAGAAGATCGCCAAACCGACGGCGGTGGTCGCCAGTTGGGTCGAGC
It encodes:
- a CDS encoding helix-turn-helix domain-containing protein, translating into MGRPAKHIQLAKEQINELHEFYHHAKVARERTRAQIVLLAGEQGLSAPEIARLVNMSQQTVGRWIARYLDEGIDGFADRPRTGAPSKVTEEFVERLIEVVRHRPRALDQSVSTWTLEHLAEFMAEEFDIEVSGETIRRHLADNGIVLRRPQHKITSPDPLYRVKKRRLKPPEKT
- a CDS encoding IS630 family transposase codes for the protein MLYYADEFNISWLPTLRAMWSPVGQQVMIPTPGITTRRYGLGAVNWQTGDCIVLVRRRKRRIEACELLEALLTKHPDKTVYVVWDNAAMHSKKEIDHVVDQSNGRLKLLYLPTYSPWLNPIEMLWRHWRREVTHCELFETIDALVDATNDFFDRCNRLRHKVLSIIGSKHQDFCVCT
- a CDS encoding Na+/H+ antiporter NhaC family protein; translation: MTDESQKSGAEERPESAQEATLTPRRIAGFGLAILLCLVILPFTQAAPDTQQGLTAQVVVRENTAALEKAAAEMGASEQDPVRLRFRYEGPEPGRQPVFQELQRMTNAEIVRGVAPDADGNLKVDVRYDDPNVQVRAWVEPGRAAPYDALDATKRVGGWQAVLPPLIAVLVALFFRRLIIALVAAVWVGATLQTGLNPLQGAWMAAETYVWGSVADTFSLYIIAFTFSLVGMVQVIVRMGGMQGVLDAFAWLAKSARSTQLATTAVGLAIFFDDYANTIVTGTTMRPLADEKRVSREKLAYIVDSTSAPIAGIAIISTWIGYEVGLFDVLAKQLDLQTSGYEIFFGIIPLRFYCIFALAFVVLNGLMRRDFGPMLEAERRAQKTGKVLRPGSTPLSSSAVSDMGPKKGIPHRWINAALPVGVVIAGTLLGMFWSGWAGAADPGAIPGLGDVLFGEADWAGLVAAWSTAAGDLADWSAWRDAFSNADNAKVLFWAALLGSITAIVMAVAQGLLSMGEALMSWLKAIPAMWLAVAILVLAWSIQGVCSDLGTSIYLVGAVHDLITPAMLPILTFLLASVIAFATGTSWGTMGILLPAIIPLAYYMTDGVAGGSIILMLCFGAVLDGAIFGDHCSPISDTTVMSSIASSVDHIDHVRTQFPYAATVMLVAASLGYVGVAVGLPVVLAHVLGLGALAAILFVVGKEVRPSDTAAS